A genomic region of Catalinimonas niigatensis contains the following coding sequences:
- a CDS encoding PorP/SprF family type IX secretion system membrane protein, whose protein sequence is MKCLIQWGLSVCLIFASVVMSYGQQQAMYTQYMFNGLAINPAYAGSQETLSLTALGREQWMGLEGAPSSQTFSAHAPLNNRKIALGLLLTHDEIGVTNQYGAYAIYAYRIKFSKGTLSTGLQAGFNSYRANFSQVFVPQDGDGSFTSDDLRSFLPNFGAGAYYSNSRFYAGFSLPLLLTNAYPGEEGSLAKQYRHWFLSSGYVFDLSSQLKLKPNLLIKAVEGAPLEVDINANLLIKELVWVGVSYRSLDALSFLLEFEVTPQFRFGYAYDHALTEMQTVQNGTHELMLNYRFMKKDKKMLTPRYF, encoded by the coding sequence ATGAAGTGCTTAATACAGTGGGGTTTGTCTGTATGCCTGATCTTTGCCTCAGTAGTGATGAGCTATGGGCAGCAGCAGGCTATGTATACGCAGTATATGTTTAATGGCCTGGCCATCAACCCTGCCTATGCCGGAAGCCAGGAAACCTTAAGTCTGACGGCTTTGGGCCGGGAGCAGTGGATGGGATTGGAAGGTGCACCCAGCAGCCAGACTTTCTCAGCCCATGCACCTCTGAACAACAGAAAAATAGCGCTGGGTTTACTTTTGACCCATGACGAGATCGGCGTGACCAACCAGTATGGAGCGTATGCGATTTATGCCTATCGCATCAAGTTTTCAAAAGGAACATTGTCCACAGGTTTACAGGCTGGATTTAACTCATATCGTGCCAATTTCAGTCAGGTGTTTGTGCCACAGGATGGTGATGGTTCTTTTACCAGCGATGATCTGCGCTCTTTTTTACCCAACTTCGGAGCCGGAGCGTATTACAGCAATAGCCGCTTTTACGCAGGCTTCTCTTTGCCGCTCTTACTCACCAATGCCTACCCCGGCGAAGAAGGTTCTCTGGCCAAGCAGTACCGGCATTGGTTCCTGTCATCCGGCTATGTGTTTGACCTGAGCAGCCAGCTGAAGCTGAAGCCAAATCTGTTGATCAAAGCAGTGGAGGGCGCGCCTCTTGAAGTGGATATCAATGCCAATTTGCTCATCAAAGAGCTGGTTTGGGTAGGGGTCTCCTATCGCTCGCTGGATGCGCTGAGCTTTTTGCTGGAGTTTGAAGTTACACCTCAGTTCCGGTTTGGTTATGCCTATGATCATGCCCTGACGGAAATGCAGACTGTACAGAACGGTACGCACGAATTGATGCTGAACTACCGCTTCATGAAGAAAGATAAAAAAATGCTTACCCCTCGTTATTTCTAA
- a CDS encoding tandem-95 repeat protein has product MKKCLSLAFLLCVFVQSYAKIPNGLTLPELVAYRTGLKEHIQFSVSSTLAVDTDSDGVDDLTDQDDDNDGILDMAEAVGGNNPVGDADGDGIPNYMDVVQGLGSGDGSQTDYTDSNGNGIPDVYDIDGDGLANHLDLDSDNDGIPDNIEAQTTLGYLVPNTDNAATYIANHGLNSAYTIGGGYSREGILPIDTDGDAPENRPDYLDTNSDNEGEIDTKEAGFVVASSSSDVDHDGLLDAYERGTPNDGYVPNDGITNPSVIFTDSDSDVNSGGDVNYRDDVNDSPGIMCGPVSTLYQTVGNSSTGKSEVYRYNPFLQQYLKVGELEGASNSSASNSAYNAVTQYVYSYDNGGKTLRVYDPADDFTFVGEITITGTTQNFNNVLFAQDNLLGFIVNNRIIKFDVSAITSYPATVSVTEIPVTGTFSSAADYALLGDYVYGASNASPARLVKVHVNTGVSVRFDLTLANNTTNNDALGTTYGAAWQDRFGNFYTFNNTNGDIYKITDVANATNGTALTKILLAAPSGQNDGFGCELNPDPLDWDGDTYSDDIDLDDDNDGILDTDEDANTDGDDDPLTEFTDTDGDNIPDAYDLDSDGDGIPDNVEAQTTAGYIAPSGIYTNGLDNAYVGGLTPINTDAAFPNSDLIPDYLDVDSDNDGIYDVVEANLVLSGRDYDGDGLDNNIDTVVGLDDPNGIVNDPGALPNSDGINDIDVRDARDSDGDGIQDVSDDDDDNDGIPDTEEVSGGYDPLGDADRDGAPNFADVSQGVGSGDGSSTDYTDSNSNGVPDVFDVDGDGIVNHLDLDSDNDGIYDAVEAAHGQAQTGGRVNGSVGADGLPDVVQNADNDPINYILADSETTPDGTADFLERDADGDGCNDVREAGFTDDDDNGFPGAGTFGAGLLVNINGVVTSGSDGYTTPNANYTNDAVKIACNRAPTSANKTLSASEDTPLLVSAADLGYNDPDGDVLSKITINTVPAPGTLFLDADTDGIVDAGEALSDNDEITKAQLDAGLLKFLSAEHGNGTGYTAFTFTVNDSFTDAVSSSTITFDVAAVNDAPTSANKTLTSDEDVVLTIAATDLGYADVDNDALGKITIPQIPTTGTLFLDADDDGVIDASEILSNTDEVSKADLDASRLKYLPAANGNGAAYASFNFIVNDGTADAASFSTITFNITAINNAPTADNESVTTDEDTGYTFTAGDFSAHYGDIENDAFDGIRITGLPTAGSLKLAGVDIVLNDEISLSDFTNGDLVFTPAANQHGAPYATFTFQVKDDGDAFSTDYTLTVNVTAVGDAPISADHTISTDEDMAYTFANPDFSFSDVSDVDNFASVIISSLPAQGTLYYNGVAVSQMDVTSETAFADRTLFSFTAEENANGTAYTSFGFKVLDDAGDVSVLHTITVDVNAVNDAPTLSMVNKPAAQAKVTNFSAADFTDQFSDVEGDVLTKIQIVSLPDDGTLQLNGVDVVLNDEIAIADLSNLTFTPHAVFTGTTTFGWKAFDGTAYSVSAAQVSMNVVPQQSPVLTNSPKAGQEDESLAFAATDFSSHFSDGDGDPLTKIQITTLPDHGTLYLNGVVINANTEIAVADLDLLTFVPDADFNGSTSFIWKAHDGFQYSDVDAKVELTVSAVQDKPVVGEVPKTGKEDEEITFSATDFPAHFSDADGESLAKIQIISLPENGTLLLNGVVVAVNDEIPAAQLNQLVFSPDENYSGTTSFSWKGSDGTDYAENTATVNIEVEAVADGVPVATPATFEMDEGATLSQGALAVYVTDPEGSGISFSTVPVVAPAHGTLVLHSDGTFTYTPQAGYVGEDSFTYEVCDHSTPAQCISGTVKISVGKENPADSDSDQDGIPDAVEIGSDPAHPLDTDGDGTPDFQDTDSDNDGIPDSREAGSQPEHPVDTDGDGVPDTLDTDSDGDGITDHAEAGTDPAHPVDSDNDGIPDYLETDSDDDGIPDAVEVGAHAAQPRDTDGDGIPDFQDKDSDNDGIPDAIEFGNNPAQPLDTDGDGIPDYQDTDSDGDGLPDSFEAGANPEQPVDTDKDGIPDMREVDSDNDGVPDATEVGSDPNHPRDLDGDGIPDFQETDSDGDGIADNEEDVIVIYKGFSPNNDGKNELWLIDGIENYPDNTVQIFNRWGNKVYEVKGYNNRDRAWSSESSLGLVLGDAQVPDGTYFYIIDLKDGKQARKGYITVHR; this is encoded by the coding sequence ATGAAAAAGTGTTTGTCGCTTGCATTTCTGTTATGTGTATTTGTCCAGAGTTATGCCAAAATCCCTAATGGACTTACTCTGCCTGAACTTGTTGCATATCGAACAGGACTAAAAGAGCATATACAGTTTAGTGTCAGTAGTACATTGGCGGTTGACACTGATAGTGATGGAGTGGATGATCTTACTGATCAGGATGATGACAATGATGGAATCCTGGACATGGCAGAAGCCGTGGGCGGGAATAATCCTGTGGGAGATGCAGATGGCGATGGTATACCAAACTACATGGATGTTGTTCAAGGCCTTGGGAGCGGAGATGGTTCCCAGACAGATTATACGGATAGCAATGGTAATGGTATACCTGATGTATATGATATAGATGGAGATGGGCTTGCCAATCATCTGGACCTGGATAGTGACAATGATGGTATTCCTGACAACATAGAAGCACAGACTACCTTAGGATATTTGGTGCCTAATACAGATAATGCCGCTACCTATATAGCCAATCATGGGTTGAACTCAGCCTACACCATCGGTGGAGGATACAGCAGAGAGGGCATCCTTCCTATTGACACAGATGGCGATGCCCCCGAAAACCGCCCTGATTACCTGGATACCAACAGCGATAACGAAGGCGAAATAGATACCAAAGAAGCGGGCTTTGTAGTAGCTTCCAGCAGTAGCGATGTGGATCATGATGGCTTGCTGGATGCGTATGAGCGTGGCACGCCCAATGATGGCTATGTACCCAATGATGGCATCACCAATCCCTCTGTGATTTTTACAGATAGTGACAGCGATGTAAATTCCGGAGGAGATGTCAACTACCGCGATGATGTTAACGATTCTCCCGGAATCATGTGCGGCCCGGTCAGTACCTTGTACCAGACGGTAGGTAACAGCAGTACAGGCAAGTCTGAAGTGTATCGGTACAATCCCTTTTTGCAGCAATACCTGAAAGTCGGTGAATTAGAAGGCGCGAGCAATAGTTCTGCGAGTAACTCCGCTTACAATGCAGTTACCCAATACGTCTACTCTTACGACAATGGAGGTAAGACATTAAGAGTCTATGATCCTGCTGATGACTTTACTTTTGTAGGCGAAATTACCATCACCGGAACTACCCAGAATTTCAATAATGTATTATTTGCCCAGGATAACCTGCTGGGATTTATTGTAAATAACAGGATTATCAAGTTTGATGTAAGTGCAATCACTTCATATCCAGCTACGGTGAGCGTTACAGAAATACCCGTCACAGGCACCTTTTCCTCTGCTGCAGATTATGCATTGTTAGGAGATTATGTATATGGAGCTTCCAATGCAAGTCCCGCCCGTTTGGTTAAGGTACATGTAAATACCGGAGTTTCTGTCCGGTTTGACCTGACTTTAGCCAATAATACGACCAACAATGATGCCCTTGGAACTACTTACGGAGCTGCATGGCAGGACAGGTTTGGTAACTTTTATACCTTCAACAATACCAATGGCGATATCTACAAGATTACCGATGTAGCCAATGCTACCAATGGAACGGCGCTAACCAAAATTTTGCTGGCTGCTCCGTCTGGACAAAATGATGGGTTTGGTTGTGAGCTCAACCCCGACCCTCTGGACTGGGATGGAGATACGTATAGTGACGATATAGACTTAGATGATGATAACGATGGTATCCTTGATACAGATGAAGATGCCAATACCGATGGTGATGACGATCCGCTGACCGAATTCACAGATACCGATGGTGATAACATCCCGGATGCCTACGACCTTGACTCTGACGGAGATGGCATACCTGATAACGTGGAGGCACAAACTACTGCTGGCTATATTGCTCCCAGTGGTATTTATACTAATGGCTTGGATAATGCTTATGTAGGTGGCCTTACTCCAATAAACACGGATGCCGCTTTCCCTAACTCCGATTTGATACCGGATTATCTGGATGTAGATTCGGATAATGATGGGATTTATGATGTCGTAGAGGCCAATCTGGTGCTTTCAGGCAGAGACTACGATGGAGACGGACTTGATAACAACATAGATACCGTAGTAGGCCTGGATGATCCCAATGGTATTGTCAATGATCCTGGTGCTTTGCCCAACTCAGATGGGATCAACGATATTGATGTCAGAGATGCCAGAGACAGCGATGGAGATGGGATTCAGGACGTATCGGATGATGATGATGACAATGATGGTATTCCTGATACAGAAGAAGTAAGTGGGGGCTATGATCCACTGGGGGATGCCGACAGAGATGGGGCACCTAACTTTGCAGATGTAAGCCAGGGAGTGGGGAGCGGAGATGGCTCCAGCACTGACTATACAGATAGCAACAGCAATGGAGTTCCGGATGTATTTGATGTGGATGGAGACGGAATAGTGAACCATCTGGACCTGGATAGCGACAACGATGGTATCTATGATGCTGTGGAAGCAGCTCACGGGCAGGCACAGACAGGAGGCAGAGTGAATGGCAGTGTAGGAGCAGATGGCTTGCCCGATGTTGTGCAAAATGCCGACAACGATCCGATCAATTATATCCTTGCCGATTCAGAAACCACTCCTGATGGTACCGCAGACTTCCTGGAAAGAGATGCGGATGGCGATGGCTGTAATGACGTAAGAGAAGCAGGTTTTACCGATGATGATGACAATGGCTTTCCCGGTGCAGGTACTTTTGGCGCAGGACTTTTGGTGAATATCAATGGTGTGGTTACTTCCGGCAGTGATGGTTATACTACTCCAAATGCTAACTACACAAACGATGCTGTTAAGATCGCCTGTAACAGAGCACCCACTTCTGCCAATAAAACGTTGTCTGCCAGTGAAGATACGCCTCTGCTGGTATCCGCTGCTGACCTGGGTTATAATGATCCTGATGGCGATGTGCTCAGCAAAATTACCATCAATACTGTACCTGCTCCTGGAACCCTCTTCCTGGACGCTGATACTGATGGAATAGTAGATGCGGGCGAAGCACTGTCTGACAATGACGAAATCACCAAAGCCCAATTGGATGCCGGTTTACTGAAGTTTTTGTCAGCTGAGCATGGCAATGGCACAGGCTATACTGCTTTCACTTTTACGGTCAATGATAGCTTTACAGATGCAGTGAGCTCCAGTACCATCACCTTTGATGTGGCGGCCGTAAATGACGCCCCTACCTCAGCGAATAAAACCCTGACAAGCGATGAAGATGTAGTTCTGACAATTGCCGCCACCGACCTGGGCTATGCCGATGTGGACAATGATGCTCTGGGCAAGATTACCATCCCGCAGATTCCAACTACAGGAACCTTATTCCTGGATGCTGACGATGATGGAGTGATAGATGCCAGTGAAATCCTGTCCAATACAGATGAAGTGAGCAAAGCAGACCTGGATGCCAGCAGGCTGAAATATCTACCAGCAGCCAACGGCAATGGCGCAGCTTATGCAAGTTTCAACTTCATCGTAAATGATGGTACAGCGGATGCAGCAAGCTTCAGTACAATTACTTTCAACATTACAGCAATCAATAATGCACCTACGGCGGACAACGAAAGCGTGACCACTGATGAAGATACAGGCTATACTTTTACTGCAGGAGATTTCTCAGCCCATTATGGTGATATAGAAAATGATGCCTTTGATGGTATCAGGATTACTGGCTTGCCTACAGCCGGTAGCTTAAAGCTTGCTGGAGTAGATATTGTGTTGAATGATGAGATTAGCCTGTCTGATTTTACAAATGGTGATCTGGTATTTACACCAGCAGCCAATCAGCATGGCGCACCTTATGCCACCTTTACCTTTCAGGTGAAAGATGATGGAGATGCTTTTAGCACAGATTATACTCTGACTGTAAATGTCACTGCAGTGGGTGATGCACCGATTAGTGCTGATCATACCATCTCGACTGATGAGGACATGGCTTACACTTTTGCAAATCCTGACTTTTCTTTCAGCGATGTCTCCGACGTAGACAATTTTGCTTCGGTCATCATCAGTAGTTTGCCTGCCCAGGGAACTTTGTACTACAATGGAGTAGCGGTAAGCCAAATGGATGTGACCAGCGAAACTGCTTTTGCTGATCGTACATTATTCAGTTTCACAGCGGAAGAAAATGCTAACGGTACTGCTTACACCTCTTTTGGATTTAAAGTCTTAGATGATGCAGGAGATGTCAGCGTTCTTCATACCATCACGGTAGATGTCAATGCAGTAAATGACGCACCCACACTGAGCATGGTAAATAAACCTGCGGCCCAGGCAAAAGTGACCAACTTCTCTGCTGCCGATTTTACGGATCAGTTCAGTGATGTAGAGGGTGATGTGCTGACCAAAATTCAGATCGTAAGTCTGCCTGACGATGGGACTTTACAATTGAATGGCGTAGATGTAGTCCTCAACGATGAAATTGCTATCGCGGATCTGTCAAATCTGACTTTCACTCCGCATGCTGTGTTTACGGGAACCACTACGTTTGGCTGGAAAGCTTTTGATGGGACCGCTTATTCGGTCAGCGCTGCGCAGGTAAGTATGAATGTAGTACCCCAGCAGTCTCCGGTACTGACCAATTCGCCTAAAGCGGGTCAGGAAGATGAGAGCCTGGCGTTTGCCGCCACAGATTTTAGCAGCCATTTCAGCGATGGAGATGGCGATCCTTTGACCAAAATACAGATCACTACTCTGCCAGACCATGGTACGCTCTACCTGAATGGTGTAGTGATCAACGCCAATACCGAAATTGCCGTAGCCGACTTAGACCTGCTAACTTTTGTGCCGGATGCAGATTTTAACGGATCTACTTCCTTCATATGGAAAGCCCATGATGGATTCCAGTACTCTGATGTAGACGCCAAGGTTGAACTGACAGTCTCTGCCGTACAGGATAAGCCAGTGGTAGGTGAAGTCCCTAAAACCGGAAAAGAAGACGAAGAGATCACCTTTTCGGCTACAGATTTTCCAGCGCACTTCAGTGATGCTGACGGTGAAAGTCTGGCTAAAATCCAGATCATCAGCTTGCCTGAAAACGGTACGCTGCTGCTCAATGGAGTGGTTGTAGCAGTCAACGATGAAATTCCTGCGGCTCAGCTAAACCAGCTTGTCTTTTCACCTGATGAAAATTATAGTGGAACCACCAGTTTCTCCTGGAAAGGAAGCGATGGCACCGACTATGCTGAAAATACAGCTACAGTAAATATTGAAGTGGAAGCGGTAGCAGACGGAGTACCTGTCGCAACTCCGGCCACCTTTGAAATGGATGAAGGTGCTACGCTTAGCCAAGGAGCATTGGCAGTGTATGTGACCGATCCTGAAGGAAGCGGCATCAGTTTTTCCACGGTGCCTGTTGTTGCTCCTGCCCATGGTACGCTTGTACTTCATAGCGATGGTACATTCACCTACACGCCGCAGGCTGGATATGTAGGAGAAGATAGTTTTACCTATGAGGTTTGCGATCACAGTACGCCTGCGCAATGCATATCCGGTACCGTAAAGATCAGCGTAGGGAAGGAAAATCCGGCAGACAGTGATAGCGATCAGGATGGTATTCCTGATGCTGTGGAGATAGGTAGCGATCCTGCTCATCCGCTGGATACTGATGGTGACGGGACACCTGACTTTCAGGATACGGACAGTGACAACGATGGCATTCCCGATAGCAGGGAAGCAGGAAGCCAGCCGGAACATCCTGTAGATACTGACGGTGATGGTGTACCAGATACGCTGGATACGGACAGTGATGGGGATGGTATCACCGATCATGCAGAAGCAGGAACAGACCCTGCTCATCCGGTGGATAGTGATAATGATGGCATACCCGATTATCTGGAAACCGACAGCGACGATGATGGTATTCCTGACGCAGTAGAGGTAGGTGCTCATGCTGCTCAGCCTCGGGATACTGACGGTGACGGTATACCAGATTTTCAGGATAAGGATAGCGACAATGACGGTATCCCTGATGCCATAGAATTTGGCAACAATCCTGCCCAGCCTCTGGATACGGATGGCGACGGTATTCCTGACTATCAGGATACAGATAGTGATGGTGATGGATTGCCTGATTCCTTTGAAGCAGGGGCAAACCCTGAGCAGCCTGTAGATACTGACAAGGACGGTATTCCGGACATGAGAGAAGTAGATAGCGACAATGATGGCGTTCCGGATGCGACCGAAGTCGGAAGTGATCCGAACCACCCCCGCGACCTGGATGGAGATGGTATACCTGATTTTCAGGAAACCGACAGCGACGGCGACGGCATTGCGGATAATGAGGAAGATGTGATCGTCATCTACAAAGGCTTTTCGCCCAACAATGACGGCAAAAACGAGCTGTGGCTGATAGATGGCATTGAGAACTATCCTGACAATACTGTACAGATTTTCAATCGCTGGGGCAATAAGGTGTATGAAGTCAAAGGGTATAATAACCGGGATCGTGCCTGGAGCAGTGAGTCTTCTCTCGGTCTGGTCCTTGGCGACGCTCAAGTACCTGACGGCACCTACTTCTATATTATTGATTTAAAGGATGGTAAACAGGCCCGCAAAGGCTACATCACCGTACACCGCTAA